In Candidatus Acetothermia bacterium, one DNA window encodes the following:
- a CDS encoding (2Fe-2S)-binding protein, whose translation MKIYFELNGVPQYPEVEPGESLLHLLRRLGMKSVKEGCGTGDCGACTVLVDGRAVRSCIAFAARAQGKRIITLEGLGTVNDPHPLQEAFLDAGAVQCGFCTPGMILVAYDLLSRNPDPTPEEVRTAIVGNLCRCTGYRKIVDAVMLAAEWKREGRWR comes from the coding sequence ATGAAGATCTACTTTGAGTTGAACGGGGTTCCCCAGTACCCGGAGGTCGAGCCGGGGGAATCCCTGCTCCATCTCCTCCGGAGGCTGGGGATGAAGTCGGTGAAGGAGGGGTGTGGCACCGGGGATTGCGGGGCGTGCACGGTGCTCGTGGACGGACGGGCGGTGCGGTCGTGCATCGCCTTCGCCGCCCGGGCCCAGGGGAAGCGCATCATCACCTTGGAGGGTCTGGGCACGGTGAACGATCCCCATCCCCTTCAGGAGGCGTTCCTCGATGCCGGGGCGGTCCAGTGCGGGTTCTGTACCCCGGGGATGATCCTCGTCGCTTACGATCTCCTCTCCCGCAACCCGGATCCCACCCCGGAGGAGGTCCGGACGGCCATCGTGGGGAACCTATGTCGGTGCACCGGGTACCGGAAGATCGTGGACGCGGTGATGCTCGCGGCGGAGTGGAAACGGGAGGGGCGATGGCGGTGA
- a CDS encoding FAD binding domain-containing protein encodes MTDVRLTGVRRFHWARDVEEALSLLDAYDGRGALLAGGVDLGRSARTDLEGLIDIMGIGLSYVREEDGRLRIGTTTTLTEILEHPAARRYLHGTLVEVLRRVAVPPLRNMATLGGAVVSAHPWADIPTALVALGAEACWEGEREEHALVEELYRRPFRAVLRRAVLTEIAFPPWDGAFAFEKLARSAGDIALLNAACGVGIQDEKIAWARVAVGATPARGQRLTWLEEALQGEAPSDTLWRQVQEEVERRAEVGDDRRASAAWRRSVAGVLVRRALVRAAERAAR; translated from the coding sequence GTGACCGATGTGCGCCTGACGGGGGTCCGTCGTTTCCATTGGGCCCGGGACGTAGAGGAAGCGCTGTCCCTCCTCGACGCCTACGACGGCCGGGGAGCGCTCCTCGCCGGGGGGGTGGACCTCGGCCGCTCCGCCCGCACCGACCTCGAGGGGCTGATCGACATCATGGGGATCGGCCTTTCCTACGTCCGGGAGGAGGACGGACGGCTGCGCATCGGGACCACGACCACCCTCACCGAGATCCTGGAACACCCGGCGGCGCGGCGGTACCTGCACGGTACCCTGGTCGAGGTGCTGCGTCGGGTGGCGGTTCCCCCGCTGCGGAACATGGCCACCTTGGGCGGGGCCGTGGTTTCCGCCCATCCGTGGGCGGACATCCCCACCGCCCTCGTCGCCCTGGGGGCCGAGGCGTGCTGGGAGGGCGAGCGGGAGGAGCACGCCCTGGTAGAGGAGCTCTACCGCCGGCCGTTCCGGGCCGTGTTGCGCCGGGCGGTGTTGACCGAGATCGCCTTTCCCCCCTGGGATGGGGCGTTCGCGTTCGAGAAGCTTGCCCGCTCCGCCGGGGACATCGCCCTCCTCAACGCCGCGTGCGGGGTAGGGATTCAGGACGAAAAGATCGCGTGGGCACGGGTGGCGGTGGGGGCGACGCCGGCCCGGGGGCAACGCCTCACCTGGCTCGAGGAGGCCCTCCAGGGGGAGGCCCCCTCCGACACCCTGTGGCGCCAGGTCCAGGAGGAGGTGGAGCGCCGGGCCGAGGTGGGGGACGACCGCCGCGCGAGCGCCGCCTGGCGCCGGAGCGTGGCTGGGGTCCTCGTGCGTCGCGCCCTGGTCCGGGCCGCGGAGAGGGCCGCGCGATGA
- a CDS encoding ABC transporter ATP-binding protein, with protein sequence MGGCAGEGVPGRGRSPPVPTVLLQDITKTFPGVLANDRVTLELRAGEVHALLGENGAGKTTLMNILYGLYRPDSGEILIRGVPTQIHSPRDAIAHGIGMVHQHFKLVFPHTVAENVALGLKGTPFWAPIRVVERKLRELSERYGLPVDPGSRVWELSAGEQQRVEILKALYRGAEILILDEPTSVLTPQEVTELFKVLLRMKAEGHVVVFITHKLGEVMEVADRVTVMRRGRAVGTVTVANTDKAELARMMVGREVVFRLSKGKCMPGEEALLVQGLWARNDRGLHAVRGVSLRVCRGEILGIAGVAGNGQRELVETITGLRRAERGRVVVLGRDLTNRSARAVADVGMAHIPEERLRMGIVPGMAVEDNLILKRHHRPPFSWGPFLRLREVRRFAQESIGRYGIMTPAARAPAKLLSGGNIQKLILARELSGEPGLIVAAHPTYGLDVGATEQVRRYLLGGREKGVGVLLVSEDLEEIVELSDRIAVMFRGEIMGVVPAAEADLEEIGLMMAGERRLAPQP encoded by the coding sequence ATGGGTGGGTGTGCTGGAGAGGGTGTCCCAGGGCGAGGCCGTTCACCGCCCGTACCTACCGTTCTGCTCCAGGACATCACCAAGACCTTCCCCGGGGTGCTGGCCAACGACCGGGTGACGTTGGAGCTCCGCGCGGGCGAGGTCCATGCCCTCCTCGGGGAGAACGGGGCCGGCAAGACCACGCTCATGAACATCCTCTACGGCCTCTACCGGCCGGACTCAGGCGAGATCCTCATCCGCGGCGTTCCCACCCAGATCCATTCTCCGCGCGATGCCATCGCCCACGGGATCGGCATGGTCCACCAGCACTTCAAGCTCGTCTTCCCCCACACCGTGGCCGAGAACGTCGCCCTCGGCCTCAAGGGGACCCCGTTCTGGGCCCCGATCCGGGTCGTGGAGCGAAAACTGCGGGAACTGTCCGAACGTTATGGGCTCCCCGTGGACCCCGGAAGCCGGGTGTGGGAGCTTAGCGCCGGGGAGCAGCAGCGGGTGGAGATCCTCAAGGCCCTGTATCGGGGGGCGGAGATCCTCATCCTGGACGAGCCGACGAGCGTCCTCACCCCGCAGGAGGTGACCGAGCTCTTCAAAGTCCTCCTGCGGATGAAGGCCGAAGGGCACGTGGTGGTGTTCATCACGCACAAGCTCGGGGAGGTCATGGAGGTGGCGGACCGGGTGACGGTGATGCGCCGGGGGCGGGCGGTGGGGACGGTTACGGTGGCGAATACCGACAAGGCCGAGCTGGCGCGGATGATGGTCGGCCGCGAGGTCGTGTTCCGGCTTTCCAAGGGGAAGTGCATGCCCGGGGAGGAGGCGCTCCTCGTCCAGGGCCTGTGGGCGAGGAACGACCGGGGGCTCCACGCGGTGCGGGGTGTGTCGCTCCGGGTGTGCCGGGGGGAGATCTTGGGGATCGCCGGCGTGGCCGGGAACGGCCAACGGGAGCTGGTGGAGACGATCACCGGCCTCCGGCGGGCGGAGCGGGGTCGGGTGGTGGTCCTGGGCCGGGACCTCACCAACCGTTCGGCGCGGGCGGTGGCCGACGTCGGGATGGCCCACATCCCCGAGGAGCGATTGCGGATGGGGATCGTGCCGGGGATGGCGGTGGAGGACAACCTGATCCTCAAGCGGCATCACCGGCCGCCGTTCTCATGGGGGCCGTTCCTCCGGTTGCGCGAGGTGCGGCGGTTCGCCCAGGAGTCCATCGGAAGGTACGGCATCATGACCCCCGCGGCGCGCGCCCCGGCCAAGCTCCTCTCGGGGGGGAACATCCAGAAGCTGATCCTGGCCCGGGAGCTTTCCGGGGAGCCTGGGCTGATCGTGGCCGCCCACCCTACCTACGGCCTCGACGTGGGGGCCACGGAACAGGTGCGCCGCTACCTCCTCGGGGGGCGGGAGAAGGGGGTGGGGGTGCTCCTCGTGTCCGAGGACCTGGAGGAGATCGTGGAGCTTTCGGACCGGATCGCGGTCATGTTCCGGGGGGAGATCATGGGCGTGGTTCCGGCGGCGGAGGCGGACCTCGAGGAGATCGGGCTGATGATGGCCGGCGAGCGCCGGCTGGCACCGCAGCCATGA